GAAAGCGTCGTCCACGCGGAGCTTCGGATCGGAGATTCGCGCTTCTTCCTCTGCGAGGATGGTCCGGAATCGGGGCCGCGCAGCCCGGAGTCGCTGGGGGGCGCGTCGTGTTCGTTCTACCTGTATGTCGAGGATGTCGACAAAGCCTTCAAGAAGGCGGTCGGCGCCGGCGCAAAGATCAAGCATCCGGTGACCGACATGTTCTGGGGCGACCGCAGCGGATCGGTCACCGATCCCTTCGGGTGCCAATGGGATCTGGCCACGCGCAAGGAGGACGTACCGCCCGAAGAGATGAAGAAGAGGGGGGAGGAGTTCTTCAAGTCGCTGTCACGGGAACCGCACTAACCAAATACGAAGTTCCTGTTTTCGTCAACCCGGCC
This is a stretch of genomic DNA from Candidatus Deferrimicrobiaceae bacterium. It encodes these proteins:
- a CDS encoding VOC family protein, coding for MLAVGSAAGAIEFYKRAFGAEELGRMNGLDGESVVHAELRIGDSRFFLCEDGPESGPRSPESLGGASCSFYLYVEDVDKAFKKAVGAGAKIKHPVTDMFWGDRSGSVTDPFGCQWDLATRKEDVPPEEMKKRGEEFFKSLSREPH